In one Pempheris klunzingeri isolate RE-2024b chromosome 8, fPemKlu1.hap1, whole genome shotgun sequence genomic region, the following are encoded:
- the ethe1 gene encoding persulfide dioxygenase ETHE1, mitochondrial, translating to MSSVVNRVKPVQRALALTLRLGTNAEGSRCAAAGGRHFPPGVSKSADPLRAPSRSYCSRMALNEGLFFRQLFESESSTYTYLLADTETKEAILVDPVLETIDRDLKLIHELGLNLKVAVNTHCHADHITSTGLMKKRLAGLKSAIGKLSGASADILLSEGDNIRFGKHHLTVRETPGHTDGCVVLVSGDQRMAFTGDALLIRGCGRTDFQQGCAKKLYESVHQKIFTLPDHCLVYPAHDYLGQTASTVGEERRFNPRLTKSLEEFVEIMKNLNLPKPKKIDISVPANLVCGVHED from the exons ATGAGCTCGGTAGTAAACAGGGTGAAACCGGTCCAGCGGGCTCTGGCTCTCACGCTTCGCCTCGGAACAAACGCCGAGGGCTCGAGGTGCGCGGCGGCCGGCGGCAGGCACTTCCCTCCCGGCGTCAGTAAGAGCGCCGACCCGCTACGAGCTCCCAGCAGGTCGTACTGCTCCAGGATGGCGCTGAACGAGGGGCTGTTCTTTAGACAA ctgtttgAGTCAGAGAGCAGCACCTACACCTACCTGCTGGCGGACACAGAGACCAAGGAGGCGATCCTCGTCGATCCTGTGCTGGAGACCATTGACAGGGACCTGAAGCTCATACACGAACTGGGGCTCAATCTAAAAGTGGCAG TAAACACCCACTGCCATGCCGACCACATCACAAGCACTGGGCTGATGAAGAAAAGATTAGCTGGGCTGAAGAGTGCTATCGGCAAATTGAGCGGTGCCTCTGCAGATATCCTGCTGTCAGAGGGAGATAACATCCGTTTTGGAAAACAT CATctgacagtgagagagacacCGGGACACACTGATGGGTGTGTGGTGCTGGTGTCAGGGGACCAGAGGATGGCTTTTACCGGCGATGCTCTGCTCATCAGAGGCTGTGGCAGGACAGACTTCCAGCAGG GCTGCGCCAAGAAGCTGTACGAATCGGTCCATCAGAAGATCTTTACTCTGCCTGACCATTGCCTCGTCTACCCAGCCCATGACTATTTAG GTCAGACGGCGTCTACGGTCGGTGAGGAGCGCAGGTTTAACCCGCGCTTGACCAAGAGCCTGGAGGAGTTTGTGGAGATCATGAAGAACCTGAATCTCCCCAAACCGAAGAAAATAG ATATTTCAGTGCCTGCTAATCTGGTTTGTGGAGTACACGAAGACTGA